The Hymenobacter sp. GOD-10R genome includes a window with the following:
- a CDS encoding glycosyltransferase, protein MALSPLLLASVLKPLDDTRMYGKFGRTLASRPDLDVHVAGRRAPRPENAPPNLHTHELLAGSRLSLGRLVAQWRYWQLLKQVKPRLVIVHAPELLPLTLLWRSLGGERHFVYDVRENYALNILTQQVYPSWLRRILASLVRRAEKAAARRAAKIILAERSYADELPFATAERTVILENKYQPQPGEAVPTQARPIPEPDAPLQLLYSGTISKLNGVFEAIGFAQKLREQWPAAHLTIIGFCQQPEVLAQLQAIVAADPGITLIGGGELIPHARIVAEIQRSHLGLLPYQHHPSSARCMPTKLFEYLANGLPILTPPAALWTDVVNELQAGMNVTFRPPFETPNFAERLRAHHFYPRGIPPEAFWASEAPKLWQIVDSLS, encoded by the coding sequence ATGGCGCTTTCTCCCCTGCTACTGGCTTCCGTCCTGAAACCGCTGGATGACACGCGCATGTACGGTAAGTTTGGCCGTACCCTAGCAAGTCGGCCAGATCTGGACGTCCACGTGGCCGGACGACGTGCACCGCGCCCCGAGAATGCGCCTCCGAACCTGCACACGCACGAGTTGCTGGCCGGTTCGCGCCTGAGCCTAGGTCGGCTGGTGGCGCAGTGGCGCTATTGGCAGTTGCTGAAGCAAGTAAAGCCTAGGTTGGTTATCGTGCATGCCCCGGAGCTGCTGCCGCTTACGTTGCTGTGGCGCAGCCTAGGTGGCGAGCGGCACTTCGTGTACGATGTGCGTGAGAATTATGCCCTCAACATCCTGACCCAGCAGGTATACCCTAGCTGGTTGCGCCGGATCTTAGCAAGCCTGGTACGTCGCGCAGAAAAGGCCGCTGCTCGCCGGGCGGCCAAGATCATTTTGGCTGAGCGCAGCTACGCTGATGAGCTGCCATTTGCCACGGCAGAGCGCACCGTTATTCTGGAAAACAAATACCAGCCGCAGCCGGGTGAAGCTGTCCCGACGCAAGCACGCCCTATACCAGAACCGGATGCGCCGCTGCAACTGCTGTATTCGGGCACCATTTCGAAGCTAAACGGTGTATTCGAGGCCATTGGCTTTGCCCAGAAGCTGCGGGAACAATGGCCTGCGGCGCACCTTACCATCATCGGGTTTTGTCAGCAGCCGGAGGTCTTGGCGCAACTCCAGGCCATCGTCGCCGCCGATCCGGGTATTACGCTCATTGGTGGCGGTGAGCTAATTCCTCATGCGCGCATCGTAGCCGAGATTCAGCGTAGCCACCTAGGTCTGCTTCCGTATCAGCACCACCCTAGCTCGGCGCGCTGCATGCCTACCAAGCTGTTCGAATACCTAGCCAATGGATTGCCCATTCTCACGCCGCCTGCCGCGCTTTGGACAGACGTTGTGAATGAGTTGCAAGCGGGAATGAACGTTACCTTTCGGCCGCCTTTTGAAACGCCCAATTTTGCCGAACGCCTGCGTGCTCACCACTTCTACCCGCGTGGCATCCCGCCCGAAGCATTTTGGGCGTCGGAAGCACCTAAATTGTGGCAAATAGTGGATTCTCTGTCGTAA
- a CDS encoding beta-ketoacyl-ACP synthase III produces MSSLRSSEIAGVGHYVPDRVIRNADIEQLMETSDAWIQERTGIQERRWFTEGVDTTSNMGAKAAQRALDAAGLTPDDVQLIVFATLSPDYVFPGSGVLLQREMGMKGSTPAFDVRNQCSGFIYSLSLADQFIKTGMYDTVLVVGSEIHSSGLDKTTRGRSVSVIFGDGAGAVVLRPSTREGHGVLSTHLHAQGEHAEELIVKEPGSNRENRVKVAFENEPDMYPYMNGQNVFKHAVVRFPQVIKEALDQNGYQPQDINMLIPHQANLRITQYVQQKMGLTDDKIFSNIQRYGNTTAASIPIALSEAVQEGRIKRGDLVCLAAFGSGFTWASALVKW; encoded by the coding sequence ATGTCCTCTCTCCGTTCTTCCGAAATTGCTGGCGTCGGCCACTACGTACCCGACCGTGTAATCCGCAACGCGGATATCGAACAACTCATGGAAACTTCCGATGCTTGGATCCAAGAACGGACCGGCATTCAGGAGCGCCGCTGGTTCACGGAGGGCGTGGATACTACCTCCAACATGGGCGCCAAAGCCGCGCAGCGCGCCCTCGATGCGGCCGGCCTCACGCCCGATGATGTGCAGCTCATCGTGTTTGCCACCCTATCACCCGACTACGTTTTCCCGGGTTCGGGCGTGTTGTTGCAGCGCGAAATGGGCATGAAGGGCAGCACTCCGGCCTTCGACGTGCGCAACCAGTGCTCGGGCTTCATTTACTCCCTTTCCCTGGCCGATCAGTTTATCAAGACGGGCATGTACGATACGGTACTGGTCGTCGGCTCCGAGATTCACTCCTCGGGTCTGGATAAGACCACGCGTGGCCGCAGCGTTTCGGTTATTTTTGGCGACGGCGCCGGCGCTGTGGTGCTGCGCCCTAGCACCCGCGAAGGCCACGGTGTTCTAAGCACCCACCTGCACGCACAGGGCGAGCACGCTGAAGAGTTGATTGTGAAAGAGCCCGGTTCGAACCGCGAAAACCGGGTGAAGGTTGCCTTTGAAAATGAGCCCGACATGTACCCGTACATGAACGGCCAAAACGTGTTCAAACACGCAGTGGTGCGCTTTCCCCAGGTGATCAAGGAGGCACTCGATCAAAACGGCTATCAGCCCCAGGACATCAACATGCTCATTCCGCACCAAGCTAACCTGCGCATCACGCAGTACGTGCAGCAGAAGATGGGCCTCACCGACGATAAAATCTTCAGCAACATTCAGCGTTACGGCAACACTACCGCTGCCTCCATCCCAATTGCCTTAAGCGAGGCCGTACAAGAAGGCCGTATCAAACGCGGCGACCTGGTATGCCTAGCTGCCTTTGGCTCGGGCTTCACGTGGGCTTCTGCGCTAGTTAAGTGGTAA
- a CDS encoding metal-dependent transcriptional regulator: MPSHTEENYLKAIYKLSEAEPGTEVSTNRIADVLQTRAASVTDMLRRLGEKGLLHYQRYRGVSLTHEGRQVALLTIRKHRLWEVFLVQKLGFNWDEVHEVAEEMEHLQSPLLIRRLDEFLEFPQFDPHGDPIPSEDGAMRRPKNRLLADLNPGDCGTLVAVRNTSQPFLQYLDKAGLNLGTRIEVLDKALFDNSLEINVDQQRKTLISAEVSRNLFVA; this comes from the coding sequence ATGCCTAGCCACACCGAGGAAAATTATCTAAAGGCCATTTATAAACTCTCGGAAGCCGAGCCCGGTACGGAGGTCAGCACCAACCGCATCGCGGACGTGCTGCAAACGCGGGCGGCTTCAGTAACGGATATGCTGCGCCGCCTCGGGGAAAAGGGTCTGCTACACTACCAACGCTACCGCGGCGTGTCGCTCACGCATGAAGGCCGGCAGGTGGCTCTGCTCACCATTCGGAAGCACCGGCTGTGGGAAGTGTTCTTGGTGCAAAAGCTAGGGTTCAACTGGGATGAGGTACACGAGGTAGCCGAAGAGATGGAGCACCTTCAGTCGCCACTACTCATTCGTCGCCTCGATGAGTTTCTGGAATTCCCCCAGTTCGACCCACATGGTGACCCTATTCCAAGTGAAGATGGCGCCATGCGCCGCCCCAAAAATCGCCTGCTCGCTGACCTCAATCCCGGTGACTGCGGAACGTTGGTAGCGGTTCGCAACACCTCCCAGCCTTTTCTTCAGTATCTCGATAAGGCCGGCCTGAACCTAGGTACTCGTATTGAAGTACTAGATAAAGCACTCTTCGATAATTCTTTGGAAATCAATGTTGATCAACAACGAAAAACATTGATTTCGGCGGAGGTTAGCCGGAATCTTTTCGTGGCTTAG
- the mnmE gene encoding tRNA uridine-5-carboxymethylaminomethyl(34) synthesis GTPase MnmE, with amino-acid sequence MAALLPPVLSDTIVALSTPPGAGAIALVRLSGPNAIALTDEVFSGKRLRDQPGNTLHYGTIRDGERILDEVVVSLFRAPHSYTREDVVEISCHGSDYIVQQLLSLLIRRGARLAEAGEFTKRAFLHGAFDLAQAEAVADLIASNSALSHQVAMQQMRGGFSQELRALRAQMVKFAALLELELDFGEEDVEFADRTGLVALLQEVQALVRRLLRSFELGNVIKNGVTTVIAGKPNAGKSTLLNALLHEERAIVSAVAGTTRDLIEDEVSIDGIRFRFVDTAGLRETTDVVESIGVERTRKRVQQAALLLYLVDIATSTPEEVKAELEALNPDQQIPTLIVGNKLDLASEAQVEAFRRLPDVVMVAAARGEGLEDLQEALLARVRGEGLDQTGATTIVTNLRHVRSLEATNAALDAVLIGLNAGTGTELLAADLRQALASLGEITGEISSDDLLTSIFTQFCIGK; translated from the coding sequence GTGGCTGCTCTCTTACCTCCTGTTCTTTCCGATACCATCGTAGCACTCTCGACGCCGCCAGGCGCGGGTGCCATTGCGCTTGTGCGCCTCTCGGGTCCGAATGCCATTGCCCTTACCGACGAGGTATTTTCCGGTAAGCGTTTGCGCGACCAGCCCGGCAACACCTTGCACTACGGCACCATCCGCGACGGAGAGCGGATCTTGGATGAGGTAGTCGTTTCGCTTTTCCGAGCGCCGCACTCCTACACCCGTGAGGATGTAGTGGAAATCAGCTGCCACGGCTCCGACTACATTGTGCAGCAACTGCTGAGCTTGCTCATACGACGTGGCGCCCGCTTGGCCGAGGCTGGCGAGTTCACGAAGCGAGCCTTCCTACACGGCGCTTTCGACCTAGCCCAGGCCGAAGCCGTGGCCGATCTGATTGCCTCCAACTCAGCCTTATCGCACCAGGTGGCGATGCAGCAGATGCGCGGGGGCTTCTCGCAGGAACTACGCGCCTTGCGGGCCCAGATGGTGAAGTTTGCCGCCTTACTGGAGCTCGAGCTAGACTTCGGTGAGGAAGATGTGGAGTTTGCCGACCGCACGGGCCTCGTGGCGCTCCTGCAAGAAGTACAAGCCTTGGTTCGGCGGCTTCTGCGCTCCTTCGAGCTAGGCAACGTCATCAAGAACGGCGTGACTACTGTTATTGCGGGCAAGCCGAACGCGGGCAAATCGACTTTGCTCAATGCCCTGCTCCATGAAGAGCGCGCCATTGTATCGGCGGTTGCCGGCACCACCCGCGACCTGATTGAGGACGAAGTCAGCATCGACGGAATTCGCTTCCGGTTCGTCGATACTGCCGGCCTGCGCGAAACGACCGATGTGGTAGAATCCATCGGTGTAGAGCGTACCCGCAAGCGTGTTCAGCAGGCAGCTTTGCTGTTATATCTGGTTGATATCGCTACTAGTACACCCGAGGAGGTTAAAGCGGAGCTAGAAGCATTGAATCCGGATCAACAGATTCCAACCCTGATCGTTGGTAACAAACTCGACCTAGCTTCAGAAGCGCAAGTCGAGGCCTTCCGCCGTCTGCCTGACGTGGTGATGGTGGCAGCAGCCCGCGGAGAAGGCCTAGAGGATTTGCAGGAAGCGTTGCTAGCCCGTGTCCGCGGGGAAGGGCTAGACCAGACCGGCGCCACGACCATCGTCACCAACCTGCGCCACGTCCGCAGCCTGGAAGCGACGAACGCAGCGCTAGACGCTGTGCTCATAGGCTTGAACGCTGGCACTGGCACTGAGCTACTAGCCGCTGACCTGCGTCAAGCCCTCGCTTCGCTGGGTGAAATCACCGGCGAAATTTCCTCTGATGATCTGCTCACTAGCATCTTCACGCAATTCTGTATCGGGAAGTAA
- a CDS encoding aldo/keto reductase: MKYNQLGKSDLHVSEISFGCMSLGEDHSANARLLHQALDNGINYFDTADLYQQGANEETVGKAFRDRRDQVILATKVGNQGRPDGSGWDWNPSKRYILQAVDKSLQRLQTDYIDLYQLHGGTLDDPIGETIEAFEQLVQEGKIRYYGISSIRPNVIREYVQRSNIVSVMMQYSLLDRRPEESSLGLLQEHQISVLARGSYAQGLLLGKPAKEYLGHTPEQVAKAATAIKEVAGAGRTAAEVAVRFVLASPVVASGVLGVRTDEQLQEAIWVAKAPALTASEVEELRSTVLPNRYEQHR; this comes from the coding sequence ATGAAGTACAACCAACTCGGAAAGTCCGATCTGCACGTTAGCGAAATCAGCTTCGGCTGCATGTCGTTGGGTGAAGACCACTCTGCCAATGCTCGGCTGCTCCACCAGGCGTTAGACAATGGCATCAACTACTTCGACACGGCTGACCTGTACCAACAAGGAGCGAACGAGGAGACGGTAGGTAAAGCATTCCGTGACCGGCGCGACCAAGTTATCCTAGCGACCAAAGTTGGGAATCAAGGGCGGCCCGATGGTAGCGGTTGGGATTGGAACCCGAGCAAGCGCTACATTCTGCAAGCCGTCGACAAAAGCCTGCAACGTCTGCAAACCGACTACATAGACCTGTATCAGCTGCACGGCGGCACACTCGATGATCCTATCGGCGAGACGATTGAAGCCTTCGAGCAACTGGTGCAGGAAGGCAAAATTCGCTACTACGGCATTTCGTCTATCCGGCCAAATGTGATTCGTGAGTACGTGCAGCGCTCCAACATTGTGAGCGTGATGATGCAATACAGCCTGCTCGACCGCCGACCAGAGGAAAGCAGCCTAGGTTTGTTGCAGGAACACCAGATTAGCGTGTTAGCTCGCGGGAGCTACGCGCAGGGGCTTTTGCTAGGTAAGCCGGCTAAGGAGTATCTAGGGCATACGCCCGAACAAGTAGCCAAAGCAGCCACTGCCATCAAGGAGGTAGCAGGCGCCGGCCGGACGGCAGCAGAAGTAGCTGTGCGCTTTGTGCTGGCGTCGCCGGTAGTGGCTTCGGGGGTGCTCGGTGTTCGCACCGATGAGCAGTTGCAGGAAGCTATCTGGGTGGCAAAAGCCCCAGCGCTGACCGCATCAGAGGTGGAGGAGCTACGCAGTACGGTGCTGCCCAACCGCTATGAGCAGCACCGTTGA
- a CDS encoding citrate synthase, with protein sequence MAESAEIILDGKTYSFPVTEGTEHEKAIDIAKLRDQSGYVTLDSGYKNTGATKSAITFLDGEEGILRYRGYPIEQLAEKSSFLEVAYLLIYGALPTQTELDTFSHNITMHSLVHEDMRKIFDGFPSSTHPMAILSSLVCALTGFYPKSIDPVQSKEEIDLNIYRLMAKISTIAAWTYKNQMGHPLNYPRNDLDYCSNFLYMMFSFPTEQYKVNPVVARALNKLLILHADHEQNCSTSTVRLVGSSNASLYGSVSAGINALWGPLHGGANQEVIEMLEAIQRDGGDTQKFVDKAKDKNDPFRLMGFGHRVYKNFDPRAKIIKVTADEVLKELGVNDPLLTIAQELEQAALTDPYFVERKLYPNVDFYSGIIYKALGIPTQMFTVLFAMGRLPGWISQWKEMRENKEPIGRPRQIYTGATERDYVEIGNR encoded by the coding sequence ATGGCAGAGTCTGCTGAAATTATCCTGGACGGAAAGACCTACTCCTTTCCGGTCACAGAAGGCACTGAGCACGAGAAGGCAATCGACATTGCCAAACTGCGTGACCAGTCCGGCTACGTAACCCTCGACTCGGGCTACAAGAACACGGGCGCTACGAAGAGTGCCATCACATTTCTCGATGGTGAGGAAGGGATTCTACGCTACCGGGGCTACCCCATCGAGCAACTAGCGGAGAAGTCAAGCTTCCTAGAAGTAGCGTACCTGCTGATCTACGGCGCTCTGCCCACCCAAACGGAGCTGGATACCTTCAGCCATAACATCACCATGCATAGCCTCGTGCACGAGGACATGCGCAAGATCTTCGACGGTTTCCCGAGCAGCACCCACCCCATGGCTATCCTCTCTAGCCTGGTTTGCGCGCTAACGGGCTTCTATCCTAAGAGCATCGACCCGGTTCAGAGCAAGGAAGAAATCGACCTGAACATCTACCGTCTGATGGCTAAAATCTCGACGATTGCCGCCTGGACGTACAAGAACCAAATGGGTCATCCGCTGAACTATCCGCGCAACGACCTCGACTACTGCTCGAACTTCCTGTACATGATGTTCAGCTTCCCCACGGAGCAATACAAAGTGAACCCGGTGGTGGCCCGTGCCCTGAACAAGCTGCTCATCCTGCACGCCGATCATGAGCAAAACTGCTCGACTTCGACGGTACGTTTGGTGGGCTCGTCGAATGCTAGCCTCTACGGCTCTGTATCGGCTGGTATCAATGCGCTGTGGGGCCCGCTGCACGGCGGTGCTAACCAAGAGGTGATTGAGATGCTAGAAGCCATTCAGCGCGACGGTGGCGACACCCAGAAATTCGTTGACAAAGCCAAAGACAAGAACGACCCGTTCCGCCTCATGGGCTTTGGTCACCGCGTGTACAAAAACTTTGACCCGCGCGCCAAGATCATTAAGGTAACGGCCGACGAAGTACTAAAGGAGCTCGGGGTAAACGACCCGCTGCTGACCATCGCGCAGGAGCTAGAGCAAGCTGCCCTCACCGACCCATATTTCGTTGAGCGCAAGCTGTATCCGAACGTTGACTTCTACTCGGGCATTATCTACAAAGCCCTAGGTATTCCGACGCAGATGTTTACCGTGCTCTTCGCCATGGGCCGCCTCCCCGGCTGGATTTCCCAGTGGAAAGAGATGCGTGAGAACAAAGAGCCTATCGGCCGTCCACGTCAGATCTACACCGGCGCCACCGAGCGCGACTACGTGGAAATTGGCAACCGCTAA